A single genomic interval of Deltaproteobacteria bacterium harbors:
- a CDS encoding DUF4055 domain-containing protein: protein MPESIKLDRKHPTYLAQFAEWQKARDCYEGADCIEGRADYLPKHERETQANYINRLKRAAYTNFCLPIIENFTGQIWRNSPVRELPERMSSLVEDVDRQGAPADAFFKSVTQDAQVEGIRFVLVDYPDTRNVRDRQQEQLLRIRPYFVEIDSRRVLDWAFAQRPDGSRQLAWVVIEEEIELEGVPFIERKAETRYRVWYLDRWQVWRHDPKTDKAEMLDEGRNSIGEVPLVPFYSDFKGPFCGRSALHGVLSLCLAHYRKWSDRDNSEFWAGMPTWVFKNWPEDSEVVIGSGNGIVTPNRDSDVEIIEHSGTAIESMRKTEMDIISAIFDIAMRQVRRTTRLVESAESKRIDRDNISSVLQERARRFQAAETRCWQLAAKWLGQDPGAIRIQYNQEMEPEGASDGLFSQLNTARQNGDISRRTFLEWLQKRRVLDEKLQVDQELVRIQNEVDEMMP from the coding sequence ATGCCCGAATCCATCAAATTAGATCGCAAGCATCCTACGTACCTGGCGCAATTTGCCGAATGGCAGAAGGCGCGGGATTGTTACGAGGGGGCGGATTGTATCGAGGGCCGGGCCGATTATCTGCCCAAGCACGAACGCGAGACGCAGGCCAATTATATCAACCGGCTTAAACGCGCTGCGTACACGAATTTCTGCCTGCCGATCATCGAGAATTTTACGGGTCAGATCTGGCGGAATTCTCCGGTTCGCGAATTGCCCGAGCGCATGTCGAGCCTCGTCGAGGACGTGGACCGCCAGGGCGCGCCGGCGGATGCGTTTTTCAAGTCAGTGACTCAGGACGCCCAGGTCGAGGGGATCCGGTTCGTGCTGGTGGATTATCCGGACACACGCAATGTCCGCGATCGGCAACAGGAGCAGCTTCTAAGAATCCGGCCGTATTTCGTGGAGATCGATTCGAGGCGAGTGCTCGATTGGGCGTTCGCGCAGCGACCCGACGGCAGCCGGCAACTGGCCTGGGTCGTGATCGAGGAAGAAATCGAACTCGAGGGTGTACCGTTCATCGAGCGCAAAGCCGAAACCCGGTATCGGGTCTGGTATCTGGATCGGTGGCAGGTGTGGCGGCACGATCCGAAAACCGACAAGGCTGAAATGCTCGATGAAGGGAGAAACAGCATCGGAGAGGTGCCGCTCGTGCCCTTCTATTCGGATTTCAAAGGGCCGTTTTGCGGCCGGTCGGCCCTGCACGGGGTCTTGAGTCTGTGCCTGGCGCATTATCGCAAGTGGTCCGATCGGGACAATTCCGAGTTCTGGGCGGGCATGCCCACGTGGGTGTTCAAGAACTGGCCCGAGGATTCGGAGGTGGTCATCGGGTCCGGGAACGGCATTGTCACTCCAAACCGCGACTCCGACGTCGAGATCATCGAACATTCGGGCACGGCCATCGAGTCCATGCGAAAAACCGAGATGGACATCATATCCGCCATTTTCGACATTGCCATGCGACAGGTCCGGCGGACTACGCGGCTGGTCGAAAGCGCCGAGTCCAAGCGCATCGACCGGGACAATATATCGAGCGTGCTCCAGGAGCGGGCCCGCCGATTCCAAGCTGCTGAAACCCGGTGCTGGCAGTTGGCCGCGAAATGGCTGGGACAGGATCCCGGCGCGATCCGCATTCAGTACAACCAGGAGATGGAGCCCGAGGGGGCGAGTGACGGCCTGTTCAGCCAACTGAACACGGCGCGTCAGAACGGCGATATCAGCCGGCGGACGTTCCTCGAATGGCTGCAAAAACGGCGCGTACTCGATGAGAAACTCCAAGTAGACCAAGAACTGGTCCGAATCCAGAACGAAGTAGACGAAATGATGCCGTAG